The Juglans regia cultivar Chandler chromosome 2, Walnut 2.0, whole genome shotgun sequence genome includes a window with the following:
- the LOC109009044 gene encoding RING-H2 finger protein ATL79-like, which yields MRPVPEQVAVVAAAAAPYGIHLSPPISSPTTTSRCETHACRRQPHSNSSGDFEANVAIVLIVLLCALICALALNAAIRCFLRGGNDHHHPPPDSSSLPESEQQLRHQRKAAMEKGAADDPLVAAPTLVFSAGMKLAGTEAECAICLSEFVEGEHIRVLGKCTHGFHAHCIEEWFSSQASCPTCRSSCLPASPSSRLPST from the coding sequence ATGCGACCAGTACCAGAACAAGTAGCAGTAGTTGCGGCAGCCGCAGCTCCATATGGAATACACCTCTCTCCACCAATCTCCTCTCCAACAACAACATCAAGATGTGAAACACACGCTTGCAGGCGACAACCCCACTCAAATTCTTCGGGAGATTTTGAAGCAAACGTGGCTATAGTCCTCATCGTCCTCCTCTGCGCACTTATATGTGCTCTGGCTCTCAATGCCGCCATCCGCTGCTTTCTACGTGGTGGCAATGATCACCACCACCCACCACCTGACAGCAGCAGCCTCCCCGAAAGCGAACAACAGCTACGGCATCAGCGGAAGGCCGCCATGGAGAAAGGTGCAGCTGATGATCCGTTGGTGGCAGCTCCCACGCTGGTGTTCTCGGCTGGGATGAAGCTGGCTGGGACAGAGGCCGAGTGTGCCATTTGCTTGTCAGAGTTCGTGGAGGGAGAGCACATTCGGGTGTTGGGAAAGTGTACGCATGGGTTCCACGCGCACTGCATCGAGGAATGGTTCTCCTCCCAAGCCTCGTGCCCCACTTGCCGCAGCAGCTGTCTCCCTGCCTCGCCATCTTCACGGCTACCATCCACGTAA